In Camelina sativa cultivar DH55 chromosome 17, Cs, whole genome shotgun sequence, the genomic stretch ttcggtaaagccaaaaaaatccaacaaaacatgtattgacccgtgatttggtattacaaattgatgtgatcgtgtttagagatcttaatataccaaatttacaaattgaagttattggtataacatgttatatattaattttataggtgaaaattacaattaggttatgtatattatcaatattatacacttagtattttttatatagtgaatattgtgtataaacaattaacttttagccaattaaatagtttattattatttcctaagatttatgaaacaataaatagagttttattatgtTGTAAACATCtccttctctgttttattatttgttttctagggTCTCTATATTTTGTGTCTCTTGTAACTAAAGATCCTATCTTTCTTTCTGACACAAATTGGTTTCATCATTTTGACCTTTGTCGATTTTAATTAGAACCAGACTCTGTGTTCTCTATATTTTTcgtaaacaagagagagagagagattgtacAGTATATATTATTCCGTTTCTTATATGCTTGTCAATAAATTTTTGCAATCAATGAGAGCTTTTATAAAAATCCTCGTGTAATTTAACTCTGCTTTAGatctaaaaaacaattaattaaattttctttttcttgttttaaaaatttggctTTAGCCGTTTCGTTTTCTCTCGGGTCCCAGGTGATTTTGTCGTCTTCTTAGGTTAGCTTCTTTTGTAATAACACAACCTGCCTCCTGAGAGAAGCCATCTCTCTTGCTTCTGCTGTTACAAACTTTTTGCTGTTTTCTGGGAAAATATTTCAGTTTTGTGCATTTTACATTGCTTTGTGTAATTAGTAGTTCTCTTTCGTAATGTTGGTTCtaaatttgatgatttttctttgtgtatATCCAGACTGAGATAAGTCACATGCATGGTCTTTAGAATAATCAGTCTGTAAGACGACTGAGATTTAGTGACCTGTGTGAAGGTCTCTCTTGTTCTCGGTTCTTGGGAGAGATAACTCAAAGGCAGTGTGGTGTCTGGTGAGTTTTctgaaagattttaaaattttcctgcAAAAATTGGACTTTTTTAAGGagaatttggtttctttaattCTGTAGCTGGATAGATTATGGAACATGGTTTACCGTCTATGAAGTCGTTCAAATCATTGAAGTCACTTGTTAAGAAAAGAACCAATTCTCAAGAAGTGGTACAATTAGCTTTGTTTCACTTTGTATAAAACCTCAGATTATGTTCCGGATTCTAACTACATAGCTTTGAATCGTGGTGTGTAAAAAATGCAGAGTAAATCAGGGTGGAAAATGAAGCCCTTTATAGCTCTCATATGTACAGCACTTTTGATCTTTTGGTATAAAACCACTAATATTCAGTTTGAACAAACTGCGGTAATAATAATCTTGGAAACCAATTTCTATATATCTGTCTGATCTCTTTGGATGTTGccatttgattatttgatactGTTGTTTCAGATAGAAGAAACTGATTATCCTTTTGACATGGCAACGGTAACGTTTTCGTCTCCTATTCTTGATTTGTTATGTATTTACCTGTTTGATAAGTAAAGTTCACTTGTTGGATGGTGTTCAGGAATCTGAAGGAGttgacaataaattaaaaggctTGCCTCAGGGAATCATACAGCCTAGATCAGATCTTGAACTAAAGCCTCTTTGGTCTAGAAGTAGTCTGAGGTCAAAGGTTAGAGGCACCAAGAATCACAGGATATGTAATAGAAGATCTCTGTAGCTAGAGGAGTTTctgatgttttgtttgtgattgtgattcACACAGGGTGTCGAAATGACTAACCGTAACTTGTTGGCAATACCCGTAGGAATTAAGCAAAAGGGTAATGTTGACGCTCTTGTAAAGAAGGTATTTGGAATCTTTGCTTGAGTTGAGATCCTAATCCTAGGCATTGAAGAAACAGATACCTCTTAACATAAAAGCTCTTGTGTCTCAGTTTCTTCCGGCGAATTTCACCATTGTTCTTTTCCATTACGATGGAATTATGGATAAATGGCGGGATCTAGAGTGGAGTTCAAAAGCCATTCATATAGTTGCTCAAAACCAGACTAAATGGTACTTCAACTTGGGATATCTAATTATATAGGATGATAAATAGTTTTTTGGTAGAGTCTTCTAAGTACAAATGTTCAACTGTGTAACATTGGTTTATGAATTTTCATCTCTTGATTTTAGGTGGTTTGCTAAACGATTTCTCCATCCGGATGTTGTATCGATTTATGactatatttttctttgggACGAGGATCTTGGAGTAGAGAACTTCAATCCAGAGaggttaaatttgtttttcttaaccTAACTCTATAGTCCTTTTACTACAAGGAATCATGAGCGTCACAAAACTAAGTGACACTATTTTTCTGCAGGTATTTGAAGATAGTTAAATCAGTGGGACTGGAGATATCTCAACCTGCTTTGGACCATAACTCGACTGAAATACACCATAAGATCACACTCCGTTCTAGAACAAAGAAATTTCATAGGTTAAAGATCTTCATTTAGGagagtttggttctttttgaaaatttttgttttcaatgcaTTTGGTGCTTATAATCAACATGATGTTTAAAAAACGCAGGAGAGTTTACATCAACAGAGGCACTAAAAGGTGTTCTAATACTAGTGCAGATCCTCCTTGCACAGGGTAATGGTTTGGTTGGCCATGGAATAAAATATtgttggctatatatatatacagtatatattgATACATTTggctctgtttcctctgtttgtaGATTCGTTGAAGGAATGGCTCCGGTGTTTTCGAAAGCTGCTTGGTTTTGCACTTGGAATCTTATACAGGTAAGTTTTCACTCTGCGGTTGTTTATCTAGAAATTTACTGACCCTTTAGTAATTTTTCATTTGCGGACATTTTggcttttggtttttgtagaATGATTTGGTTCATGGATGGGGAATGGATATGAAACTCGGCTATTGCGCACAGGTAATCTTAATAAACCACAAATTTTCATTCAGGATATTTGGTACTGATGATCTTTTTGCAAATGAACAAACTAGTCCTTGTAGCTCTAAGAGCTCAGTTCTAGTTCTGAAATATGCATAGTTTGGCCTTTCTTATCCTATTGTCTTTTAATTCATGATCCGGTTTGGATACTGTAGGGAGACCGGACGAAAAACGTAGGGATTGTGGATAGCGAGTATATCTTTCACCAAGGCATTCAAACTTTAGGTGAAAGTGTTCATCCTGAGAAGAAGGTGATAATCTTTAGAAAGTGAATATGTAAAAAGCACTTGTTTTGATCCGGAGATGGCCACACAATTTTCTAATATAACcgttgttttataatatttggcAGACCAGAGCTCGTGATGTTGGCACCAAGGTAAGTCTTGTCGACACAGAAACATTCTCCATTACCAATTCTTTTGGTCTATAACTAAAAGAGAGCTCACCCACCTTTATGATATTCTTTTTTCGTccatatataaagaaacaaggCCATACAACCTTTGATTCAAGAACTGAGGTGAGTAAACAACAAtcgaatcctcaatcaaatttgtTCAATAAACAACAAAAGTTAAGCATCATAGTGTGTTGTGTCGTTTGGTGAAACGAGTAGATAAGGAGACAATCGACGTGGGAGCTCCAAACTTTTAAAGAAAGATGGAACAGAGCAGTTGACGAAGACAAGAACTGGATCGATCCGTCGGCATCAAGCTCGATGACGACGAAAAGGAAGAGTAACGGTAATAACCGAAGACTAAAGCGTGGTGGTAGTAGTAGTCACCGAGTAAAGCATAAGAGAAGTCAAGAGAcatcaacaacacacaaataGCAAAAGAAGGATTTTTTATACACATAGataatgttttcttcatctcattagtttaaaaatattattaatttattattagaatTTCCTTAGTTAGTAGAATATACAGTATAGCTTTCttgagaaatataaaaaatgtcatGTCCATTTTATTCTTTCATCACTCAGCTAACTACTTCTCTAAATCAATTAAAAGTGACCCTTCTCTCCTAACATATTCTAATTGAACCAATAATAACAAATGAAAAGGTCTTTGAAggtaaaagaataaaaaagctATTTACTGTTGGGCCAAAGCCAATTTCCAACTGAGAGACTTGGTTGGACCagaaactatataaaatgaaaatgtgATGTAGACTCAAAATCTCACTTTTTCAAACCTACAATTTAC encodes the following:
- the LOC104755357 gene encoding uncharacterized protein LOC104755357 isoform X1 yields the protein MEHGLPSMKSFKSLKSLVKKRTNSQEVSKSGWKMKPFIALICTALLIFWYKTTNIQFEQTAIEETDYPFDMATESEGVDNKLKGLPQGIIQPRSDLELKPLWSRSSLRSKGVEMTNRNLLAIPVGIKQKGNVDALVKKFLPANFTIVLFHYDGIMDKWRDLEWSSKAIHIVAQNQTKWWFAKRFLHPDVVSIYDYIFLWDEDLGVENFNPERYLKIVKSVGLEISQPALDHNSTEIHHKITLRSRTKKFHRRVYINRGTKRCSNTSADPPCTGFVEGMAPVFSKAAWFCTWNLIQNDLVHGWGMDMKLGYCAQGDRTKNVGIVDSEYIFHQGIQTLGESVHPEKKTRARDVGTKKQGHTTFDSRTEIRRQSTWELQTFKERWNRAVDEDKNWIDPSASSSMTTKRKSNGNNRRLKRGGSSSHRVKHKRSQETSTTHK
- the LOC104755357 gene encoding uncharacterized protein LOC104755357 isoform X2, which gives rise to MKPFIALICTALLIFWYKTTNIQFEQTAIEETDYPFDMATESEGVDNKLKGLPQGIIQPRSDLELKPLWSRSSLRSKGVEMTNRNLLAIPVGIKQKGNVDALVKKFLPANFTIVLFHYDGIMDKWRDLEWSSKAIHIVAQNQTKWWFAKRFLHPDVVSIYDYIFLWDEDLGVENFNPERYLKIVKSVGLEISQPALDHNSTEIHHKITLRSRTKKFHRRVYINRGTKRCSNTSADPPCTGFVEGMAPVFSKAAWFCTWNLIQNDLVHGWGMDMKLGYCAQGDRTKNVGIVDSEYIFHQGIQTLGESVHPEKKTRARDVGTKKQGHTTFDSRTEIRRQSTWELQTFKERWNRAVDEDKNWIDPSASSSMTTKRKSNGNNRRLKRGGSSSHRVKHKRSQETSTTHK